In the Anaerostipes caccae L1-92 genome, TCCCGACGCAGACACGGTAAAACTCTGTATCGCAGCCTGCTGTAAAAGCCTCTGAGCCGTTTTAAATGGAAGATAAACGATCGTATCATTGGAATCCCTCTGGGATTCCCCGTCTTCTTTCAGCACGCCGACAATCTTAAAATTCTTACCCTTGACACGGATTGTTTCATCGACACAGTCTGTACTCCCAAACAGATCCTTTGCCGCTCCGGCTCCGATCAGACATACCTGGAGCCTGTTTTCATTGTCTACGGTAAGAATCTGTCTTCCGGACGTGATCTCCGTACCCTCGATCTCCAAATATTCCGGTGTGATTCCTTTCAAAGAGACATCGGAGGAATTACCGCCGGCTTTGGCAGTCCCGCTCCCTGTTACCGTAGGGGAAACAGTCTGCACCGCCGGATTGTCCGTCAGCGACTCCAAATCTGAACTCTTGATTCCCGTACTTCTCCGGCTGTTGATCGTCGCGCTGATCACATTTCCTCCCAGTCCCGAGAGTGTATCATTGACCGAACCGGCTGTGCTCTGCGCAATAGACACCAGCAGAGTCACACTGAGGACTCCGATGATAATGCCCAGCATCGTGAGGAATGAGCGAAGCTTGGTAGAAAGAATAGAGGATAGTGCCATTTTCACTGCCTGAGTAAATTTCATGCCGCATCCCTCCCGCCTGTATCAGATATAATCTTCCCGTCCATGATGCGGATCTGTCTTTCCGCTTCTTTTGCCACCTCTGGATCGTGGGTGATCAAAATAATGGTATTGCCCTGTCCGTGCAGTTCTTTTAACAGTTCCATGATCTCTTTTCCTGATCTTGAATCCAGATTGCCGGTAGGTTCATCCGCCAGGATCAGAGACGGTCCCGCCGCCAGTGCCCTGGCAATGGCGACCCTCTGCTGCTGGCCGCCGGACAGCTGCCCCGGCTTATGGTCCATTCTTTTTTCGAGTCCCACCTTCATGAGTTTTTCCATTGCTGTCTTTCTTCGTTCTTCCATCCCGATGCCCTGATAGATCAGAGGCAGTTCTACATTTTCCAGCGCCGTCAGTTTGGCGAGGAGATGGAACTGCTGAAAGATAAAGCCGACCTTCTCATTCCTGATGGCTGCCAGTTCATTTTCCTTCAGTGACTTTACCGGACGGCCGTCCAGCATCACTTCCCCGGAATCCGGCACATCCAGGCAGCCCAGCATATT is a window encoding:
- a CDS encoding ABC transporter ATP-binding protein, which produces MIEVKDLRKTYILGGEEVHALDGVSLTIKDQEFVAIEGASGSGKSTLMNMLGCLDVPDSGEVMLDGRPVKSLKENELAAIRNEKVGFIFQQFHLLAKLTALENVELPLIYQGIGMEERRKTAMEKLMKVGLEKRMDHKPGQLSGGQQQRVAIARALAAGPSLILADEPTGNLDSRSGKEIMELLKELHGQGNTIILITHDPEVAKEAERQIRIMDGKIISDTGGRDAA
- a CDS encoding ABC transporter permease, whose protein sequence is MKFTQAVKMALSSILSTKLRSFLTMLGIIIGVLSVTLLVSIAQSTAGSVNDTLSGLGGNVISATINSRRSTGIKSSDLESLTDNPAVQTVSPTVTGSGTAKAGGNSSDVSLKGITPEYLEIEGTEITSGRQILTVDNENRLQVCLIGAGAAKDLFGSTDCVDETIRVKGKNFKIVGVLKEDGESQRDSNDTIVYLPFKTAQRLLQQAAIQSFTVSASGEDTLTMAENAVDRFLLNKTGDEDSYTIVNQAEIAESVSNVSSSLSLMLGGIAGISLLVGGIGIMNIMLVSVTERTREIGIRKAIGAKKQDILAQFMTEAVVLSFMGGITGIILSFLILAVGNAFVDTSLSISPVICVISLIFSAAVGIIFGLYPANKAANLKPVEALHYE